In one window of Tubulanus polymorphus chromosome 3, tnTubPoly1.2, whole genome shotgun sequence DNA:
- the LOC141901128 gene encoding uncharacterized protein LOC141901128, producing MAGRGRGKKLERPRPLRSLSVPCVTTEIPIGPVQNEHQTIRPTDHKEHVLFPTVGRGRGKIQKPRPLRSISVPDATSPEIQPTVSLNTIYSPVKTIHPTTVTGVRNLPPVTPKKTETQLKKEMENVLTEIDMIQMNLPTYKWNHPEVRRMLELVRKHGSAMEYHMREDVENLFDDFRDLVKSNHVNSMIRSELLEVIEDRARGWMMDDDTRYYYIQKSKQMTAQKERFLVKKVKVIQDDVIDMNSVVPVYDDNKITLHYSFKFEIPVVMTETLTGKREDRIRLIESISGTRISLSRESSNGAKQVSVFGPTEGNILNCVYIINDTLKTNEAPTATKYSYLGLYDNNADGANLPSHQTRPRIRRIESMPAGDGWETEIESKDRLRRYSDSSLKRHGESYSNFSTKNSDSRSVCSSGFGDVDEDPWDNDAAAAAAVTTPIKESIVIPRNSKITEEIEENSVSEDLGCVSKLSDELPVDAPLAELPVNGVYTRSFLCKCYKSPFSSIQPADWETIKENPCLRPILGELWKIPGRMEKIDLYERFGCNGGIVRRPFLATSWPRPRSGEMDSTTTRPRINSGSSETEPTSRPRINSGSSETEPTNRPRLNSGSDENKFSPQINSNCDKPDSINTKDGALIAGARNEPSSNKLHLFTTKEEDNKLEHKTVAEIALPDSFDGELSLENLKIEEIPLPEGRDSDLDESLPGEWDVEMEIKFHSTTIGDIPLPSSSSSESDVSPPPPAAPTAPTPAPSITRSKFQPNIRPLLSIPQTPMWYVPYPPRPDNRVLLRQPPPPKWYAPYPPHPEHPLRHPPQPKWYAPHPPHPQELLRRRMMQPAFHPISFSPICNHNPNQYFYY from the exons ATGGCAGGTCGAGGCAGAGGGAAGAAACTTGAAAGACCCCGCCCCCTGAGATCGTTGAGCGTGCCTTGCGTAACTACAGAAATTCCGATTGGTCCAGTCCAGAACGAGCACCAAACAATCCGTCCAACAGATCACAAAGAACATG TGCTGTTCCCAACAGTAGGCAGAGGAAGAGGCAAAATTCAAAAACCACGTCCCCTCAGATCAATAAGTGTTCCGGATGCTACGAGTCCCGAAATACAACCAACTGTTTCACTTAACACGATATACAGCCCCGTGAAAACAATACACCCCACTACTGTTACTGGTGTTAGAAACCTACCACCGGTGACACCGAAAAAAACTGAAACTCAACTCAAAAAAGAAA TGGAAAATGTTTTGACAGAGATTGATATGATACAGATGAATTTACCGACGTATAAATGGAATCATCCGGAGGTGAGGAGGATGCTGGAACTCGTGAGGAAACACGGATCCGCGATGGAGTATCACATGCGCGAGGACGTCGAGAATCTGTTCGACGATTTCCGTGATTTAGTGAAATCTAATCACGTGAATTCGATGATACGAAGTGAACTGCTCGAGGTGATTGAAGATCGCGCTCGCGGGTGGATGATGGACGATGACACTAGATATTACTACATTCAGAAATCTAAACAGATGACGGCACAGAAG GAACGATTTCTGGTGAAGaaagtgaaagtgattcaggATGACGTAATCGATATGAATTCCGTCGTTCCTGTTTACGACGACAATAAAATCACGTTGCATTATTCGTTTAAATTCGAAATTCCGGTCGTTATGACTGAAACGTTGACCGGCAAACGAGAAGATCGAATCCGTCTGATCGAGAGTATATCGGGCACGAGAATCAGTCTGAGTAGAG AGAGTTCAAACGGTGCTAAGCAGGTGTCTGTATTTGGTCCAACTGAAGGAAATATTCT GAACTGCGTTTATATCATCAATGACACTTTGAAAACTAACGAAGCCCCGACTGCTACGAAATATTCTTATCTCGGATTATATGACAACAATGCAGATGG agcAAATCTTCCGTCTCATCAAACCA GACCTCGAATTCGTAGAATTGAGAGTATGCCGGCGGGGGACGGTTGGGAAACCGAAATCGAAAGCAAAGATCGTTTGCGTCGTTACAGCGATTCATCGTTGAAACGTCACGGCGAAAGCTATTCAAACTTTTCGACTAAAAACTCCGATTCACGTAGCGTCTGTTCGAGTGGATTCGGAGATGTCGATGAGGATCCGTGGGACAATgatgccgccgccgccgccgctgttACAACGCCGATTAAAGAATCTATCGTAATTCCCAGAAATTCCAAAATAACAGAAGAAATTGAGGAGAATTCAGTATCCGAGGATCTTGGATGCGTTTCTAAATTAAGCGATGAACTGCCAGTAGACGCTCCACTAGCCGAACTACCGGTGAATGGTGTTTATACTCGTTCATTCCTGTGTAAATGTTACAAGTCGCCGTTTAGCTCTATTCAACCGGCTGATTGGGAGACAATCAAAGAAAACCCTTGTTTGCGACCGATTCTTGGTGAACTGTGG aaaattcccGGACGAATGGAAAAGATAGATTTGTATGAGCGTTTTGGTTGTAATGGTGGTATAGTGCGTCGTCCTTTTCTTGCTACAAGCTGGCCACGCCCGAGATCTGGCGAGATGGATTCCACTACAACCAGGCCGCGAATAAACTCTGGATCTAGTGAGACAGAGCCTACAAGCAGGCCGCGAATAAACTCTGGATCTAGTGAGACAGAGCCTACAAACCGACCACGATTAAACTCAGGATCTGATGAGAATAAATTCTCACCTCAGATAAATAGCAACTGTGATAAACCAGATAGTATTAATACAAAAGATGGCGCTTTAATCGCAGGCGCGCGAAATGAGCCGAGTTCCAATAAACTTCATCTATTCACTACCAAAGAAGAGGATAATAAACTTGAACATAAAACTGTCGCTGAAATAGCTTTACCGGATAGTTTCGACGGGGAATTATCGctggaaaatttaaaaatcgaAGAGATTCCTTTACCGGAGGGTAGGGATAGTGATTTAGATGAATCTCTTCCCGGTGAGTGGGACGTAGAGATGGAAATCAAGTTCCACAGCACGACAATTGGTGACATTCCGTTACCGAGTTCGAGCTCGTCGGAAAGTGATGTATCACCTCCGCCTCCAGCAGCACCGACCGCTCCAACTCCAGCGCCATCTATCACCCGCAGTAAGTTTCAACCGAATATACGACCGTTACTATCAATACCGCAAACTCCGATGTGGTACGTTCCGTACCCGCCTCGTCCTGACAACAGAGTATTATTGAGACAACCCCCGCCGCCGAAATGGTACGCTCCGTATCCGCCGCATCCCGAACACCCGCTGAGACACCCCCCTCAACCGAAGTGGTACGCTCCGCATCCTCCTCATCCGCAGGAATTATTGAGGCGTAGAATGATGCAACCTGCATTTCACCCTATCAGTTTTTCTCCGATATGTAACCATAATCCtaatcaatatttctattaCTAA
- the LOC141902279 gene encoding AKT-interacting protein-like isoform X1 has product MASSNISLENGAETPPSTSSLSRQNSLGKKTLPSIPDSQAQLQLASKMIDKKTSTPKGNHSYGPFFLEYSLLAEYHQLQKQRLPGVYVIPSAKSSLLWFGVLFIRQGLYQDGVFKFSLIIPENYPDGDCPRLKFDVPIFHPCINPETGELDCKRAFQKWRRNVNHISQVLLYARRVFYKIDNANPLNPEAAVLYDKDGELYKRRVYESIQICKEKLYDAPSSDDPHSIRFSQWDPSIHEDVRKQMLQPKHIFKRKCVRQCCVKLFISCFQWLWNIFCLLMKITCFRRFERFFSPKS; this is encoded by the exons ATGGCGTCATCAAATATA TCATTGGAGAATGGAGCAGAAACCCCTCCAAGCACTAGTTCGCTGAGCCGTCAAAATTCTCTGGGTAAAAAGACACTACCGTCCATCCCTGATTCGCAAGCTCAATTACAACTCGCGAGTAAAATGATCGACAAAAAGACGAGTACACCTAAAGGAAACCATAGTTACGGACCTTTCTTCTTGGAATATTCACTACTAGCGGAATA tcatCAATTACAAAAACAAAGACTACCAGGTGTATATGTAATACCATCAGCGAAATCATCCCTGC TTTGGTTTGGTGTGTTATTTATCCGGCAAGGATTATATCAAGACGGagtattcaaattttctctgattataccagaaaattaCCCCGATGGCGATTGCCCG AGATTGAAATTCGATGTGCCAATATTCCATCCATGTATAAACCCCGAAACTGGTGAACTTGATTGTAAAAGAGCATTTCAAAAATGGAG acgAAATGTGAATCATATATCACAAGTTTTACTCTATGCACGACGAGTTTTCTATAAGATTGATAACGCGAATCCACTGAACCCTGAGGCAGCAGTTCT ATATGATAAAGATGGGGAATTATACAAACGAAGAGTTTACGAATCGATACAGATTTGTAAAGAAAAACTTTACGATGCCCCTTCATCCGATGACCCTCATTCTATCAG GTTTAGTCAGTGGGATCCGTCCATCCATGAAGACGTTCGTAAACAGATGCTTCAACCTAAG CATATTTTTAAGAGAAAATGCGTAAGACAGTGTTGTGTtaagttattcatttcatgcTTTCAATGGTTAtggaatattttttgtttgctAATGAAAATAACTTGCTTTAGaagatttgagcgctttttctCCCCTAAAtcatga
- the LOC141902279 gene encoding AKT-interacting protein-like isoform X2 — MASSNISLENGAETPPSTSSLSRQNSLGKKTLPSIPDSQAQLQLASKMIDKKTSTPKGNHSYGPFFLEYSLLAEYHQLQKQRLPGVYVIPSAKSSLLWFGVLFIRQGLYQDGVFKFSLIIPENYPDGDCPRLKFDVPIFHPCINPETGELDCKRAFQKWRRNVNHISQVLLYARRVFYKIDNANPLNPEAAVLYDKDGELYKRRVYESIQICKEKLYDAPSSDDPHSIRFSQWDPSIHEDVRKQMLQPKKTNDGSKSAQTSGLSWMKSDSMDMFSISDNKDESGS, encoded by the exons ATGGCGTCATCAAATATA TCATTGGAGAATGGAGCAGAAACCCCTCCAAGCACTAGTTCGCTGAGCCGTCAAAATTCTCTGGGTAAAAAGACACTACCGTCCATCCCTGATTCGCAAGCTCAATTACAACTCGCGAGTAAAATGATCGACAAAAAGACGAGTACACCTAAAGGAAACCATAGTTACGGACCTTTCTTCTTGGAATATTCACTACTAGCGGAATA tcatCAATTACAAAAACAAAGACTACCAGGTGTATATGTAATACCATCAGCGAAATCATCCCTGC TTTGGTTTGGTGTGTTATTTATCCGGCAAGGATTATATCAAGACGGagtattcaaattttctctgattataccagaaaattaCCCCGATGGCGATTGCCCG AGATTGAAATTCGATGTGCCAATATTCCATCCATGTATAAACCCCGAAACTGGTGAACTTGATTGTAAAAGAGCATTTCAAAAATGGAG acgAAATGTGAATCATATATCACAAGTTTTACTCTATGCACGACGAGTTTTCTATAAGATTGATAACGCGAATCCACTGAACCCTGAGGCAGCAGTTCT ATATGATAAAGATGGGGAATTATACAAACGAAGAGTTTACGAATCGATACAGATTTGTAAAGAAAAACTTTACGATGCCCCTTCATCCGATGACCCTCATTCTATCAG GTTTAGTCAGTGGGATCCGTCCATCCATGAAGACGTTCGTAAACAGATGCTTCAACCTAAG AAAACAAATGATGGATCAAAAAGTGCGCAGACATCTGGATTATCGTGGATGAAAAGTGATTCGATGGACATGTTTTCAATCAGTGATAATAAAGACGAATCAGGATCATGA
- the LOC141902279 gene encoding AKT-interacting protein-like isoform X3, producing the protein MASSNISLENGAETPPSTSSLSRQNSLGKKTLPSIPDSQAQLQLASKMIDKKTSTPKGNHSYGPFFLEYSLLAEYHQLQKQRLPGVYVIPSAKSSLLWFGVLFIRQGLYQDGVFKFSLIIPENYPDGDCPRLKFDVPIFHPCINPETGELDCKRAFQKWRRNVNHISQVLLYARRVFYKIDNANPLNPEAAVLYDKDGELYKRRVYESIQICKEKLYDAPSSDDPHSIRFSQWDPSIHEDVRKQMLQPKVLENK; encoded by the exons ATGGCGTCATCAAATATA TCATTGGAGAATGGAGCAGAAACCCCTCCAAGCACTAGTTCGCTGAGCCGTCAAAATTCTCTGGGTAAAAAGACACTACCGTCCATCCCTGATTCGCAAGCTCAATTACAACTCGCGAGTAAAATGATCGACAAAAAGACGAGTACACCTAAAGGAAACCATAGTTACGGACCTTTCTTCTTGGAATATTCACTACTAGCGGAATA tcatCAATTACAAAAACAAAGACTACCAGGTGTATATGTAATACCATCAGCGAAATCATCCCTGC TTTGGTTTGGTGTGTTATTTATCCGGCAAGGATTATATCAAGACGGagtattcaaattttctctgattataccagaaaattaCCCCGATGGCGATTGCCCG AGATTGAAATTCGATGTGCCAATATTCCATCCATGTATAAACCCCGAAACTGGTGAACTTGATTGTAAAAGAGCATTTCAAAAATGGAG acgAAATGTGAATCATATATCACAAGTTTTACTCTATGCACGACGAGTTTTCTATAAGATTGATAACGCGAATCCACTGAACCCTGAGGCAGCAGTTCT ATATGATAAAGATGGGGAATTATACAAACGAAGAGTTTACGAATCGATACAGATTTGTAAAGAAAAACTTTACGATGCCCCTTCATCCGATGACCCTCATTCTATCAG GTTTAGTCAGTGGGATCCGTCCATCCATGAAGACGTTCGTAAACAGATGCTTCAACCTAAGgtattag AAAACAAATGA